In Lycorma delicatula isolate Av1 chromosome 10, ASM4794821v1, whole genome shotgun sequence, a genomic segment contains:
- the LOC142330883 gene encoding LIRP-like codes for MVYLDFVQAQSDLFQMFDKREIGKYCGKNLVAALQLICNGVYNSMFKKSSYSDMENVQYPFKCCANVTALMPGTFRRRTRGIYDECCRKSCSVREMAGYCGQ; via the exons ATGGTGTACCTCGATTTTGTTCAAGCACAAAGTGACCTATTCCAAATGTTTGATAAAAGAGAAATTGGTAAATACTGTGGGAAAAACTTAGTGGCAGCTTTACAACTAATCTGTAATGGTGTATATAACTccatgttcaaaaaatcttcgTATTCAG ATATGGAGAACGTTCAGTATCCATTTAAATGTTGTGCCAATGTAACAGCTTTAATGCCAGGAACATTTCGTAGAAGAACAAGAGGTATTTATGATGAATGTTGTAGAAAGAGCTGTAGTGTTCGTGAAATGGCTGGATATTGCGGGCAGTAG